Proteins encoded by one window of Petrotoga mexicana DSM 14811:
- a CDS encoding GAF domain-containing sensor histidine kinase produces MQKEIEKEFFMETFQEMVDLLQEINWDESEKDFLTKLLKIAIKIIPEAECGSIWLIRGALYEAIVGIGYDEDLIKEMVVPFNESYVSNHMDRDLIEVQNILDYNSPETDLYKISKKLHKETNQMVTLISALKNKDSVIGHIYIDSFHVDSFDDNSKKMLRMFSNLASIFLTLKILRDSEKETVETNSNYLSFISHELRTPLTSIVGFAETILNNEDLKEEEIKNIVKKMLFSAKHMNALLDDISTFNKLNREKRLNLEKLNLKKLLYEVLSMLEPTASPDVEINLNFPVDIPVDIETDETKLNQILVNVIGNAMKYTTEGSIDIRVGYESHTKHFVIEVKDTGAGIPEDKLKDIFRPFFRVSKDKPGSGLGLAIVKKNLEMLKGSIDVKSKLGKGTTFVIKIPQSISSIVDKC; encoded by the coding sequence ATGCAGAAAGAAATAGAAAAAGAATTTTTTATGGAAACTTTTCAAGAAATGGTAGATCTTTTGCAAGAAATAAATTGGGACGAAAGCGAAAAAGACTTTCTAACAAAGCTTTTAAAAATTGCTATAAAGATCATACCTGAAGCTGAATGTGGTTCTATTTGGCTAATTAGGGGAGCATTATATGAAGCTATAGTTGGAATTGGTTACGATGAAGATTTAATTAAAGAAATGGTTGTTCCTTTCAACGAATCATACGTAAGTAACCATATGGATAGAGATTTAATAGAGGTCCAGAATATTTTGGATTACAATTCCCCTGAAACCGATTTGTACAAAATCAGCAAAAAATTGCATAAAGAAACAAACCAAATGGTTACTTTAATTTCCGCTTTAAAAAATAAAGACAGTGTAATCGGGCATATATATATAGACAGCTTCCATGTTGACTCTTTCGATGATAATTCAAAAAAAATGCTTAGAATGTTCAGCAATTTAGCATCTATATTTTTGACTTTGAAAATCTTACGGGATTCAGAAAAAGAAACAGTAGAAACGAATTCTAATTATTTGAGTTTTATTAGTCATGAGTTGAGAACACCTTTGACTTCGATTGTAGGATTTGCTGAAACTATATTGAACAACGAAGATTTAAAGGAAGAGGAGATAAAAAATATAGTAAAAAAGATGCTATTTTCTGCTAAGCATATGAACGCACTTTTAGACGATATTTCAACTTTCAACAAATTGAATAGAGAGAAGAGATTGAATTTAGAAAAATTAAATTTAAAAAAGTTATTGTATGAGGTTTTATCAATGTTAGAGCCCACAGCATCCCCTGATGTTGAAATAAACCTTAATTTTCCCGTTGATATTCCGGTAGATATTGAAACGGATGAAACTAAATTAAATCAGATCCTTGTAAATGTAATAGGGAACGCAATGAAATACACCACAGAAGGTTCAATAGATATCCGTGTAGGTTACGAAAGCCATACAAAACATTTTGTAATCGAGGTAAAAGATACAGGGGCTGGGATTCCAGAAGATAAGTTAAAAGACATATTTAGACCATTTTTTAGAGTTTCTAAAGATAAGCCGGGAAGCGGTTTGGGTTTAGCAATTGTGAAAAAGAATCTTGAAATGCTCAAAGGAAGTATAGATGTAAAATCAAAATTAGGTAAAGGGACAACTTTTGTGATAAAAATACCTCAATCCATAAGTAGTATTGTAGATAAGTGTTAA